The Equus asinus isolate D_3611 breed Donkey chromosome 1, EquAss-T2T_v2, whole genome shotgun sequence genome segment TTAAGACAGGCAAATTCTCATAAATTTTATCTCACATACActcttctttgggaagctacaggAGTATGTGCTCCACTAGAACACGGCACTAAACCAAAACTGAGAAATATATGACTCAGAAAATGAGGTTTTTATATAGACACAAGAAAAATGTGATCTCTGGGATTAATGGTGAAGCAGATCCCAGATGACACTTGGGCAACAGATGTGGAAGCAACTGTTCCAGACTTGAACAGGTCAGAGGACACTGGGAGACTCTGCATCAAAAAGATGATATTGATAGAACTTCTGATTCATCTGAGGACATTTAGCAACTGGTAAGGATTGGGGTTGAATAAGCACAAAGAAACCAGACAATGGGGAAAAAAggcaagtgtggaaaaggaaaataatcttaATATACTATACAGCTTAGCATGAATAACATAATGTGCCATAATAATATAAAAACTGACTGTTGATCTAACCACAATCTTGACATATCCATATCAGGAATATAAAGAATATGAAGTATCCTTCACACGTGCTGCAGTACACgtgagtggggggggggggtgcgtaAAACAGGGCAAATCCCCAGCTTCCACAGTGGAAAGCCACAGACAAtacctaaaatttcaaaaattaagaagTAACAGTACAAGTATAATATTTAGCAAACTGGTAGAGAATACCAAACGAATTCAGCCAAAAGAGCTGCAAGTTAGTACTTCTGGGGAGGGGTAAATGGCAAGTGAAGAAGTGGAAAACTGCTGTTTTTCATTACAAGACTTAGACAATTGTCTAATTACTGCatatataagattttttaaaacctaggATATTGTGAGAACCTCAGTGGGATGATCATTTTATTTAGGTTGTTTTGCAAAGTTCCGTTGGTTCACTGTTGTACTCCTTTGATTAGATTACTGAACGGTAGAGTTTAAATATTAGGAAAGGAGGCGCAGAAAAGATTCCAAGACTTGCTGAGGGCTACTGCATAAAACTAAGCCACAAAGATAAACACTGCCGCACGAGTTTAATCTTTCTAagtggtttttctgttttctccagctGTGAAATATATTTATGACTTTCAACTCCTTTTTTTTGGTTCGTTTTCTGAATTCCAAGACACACCTTAAAGCAAGCAATTAACAAAAATAACCCTCCATCAAAAGTGTTATCAAATGACTTAAATTATACTGAAAAAATTTAGCGTATTTCTTTATATGCAATCAAAAGCAGCTATAACATGTTTTGTCTAGTCTGAAAATTTAGGCAATTGGTCAAAAAATAATTATGCATATTAAATGAATCAAAATGTTTCTTCTGCATTTTTATTAGCATCTATATACATCAATATTACaatatatttctcaaatttaGCCTACTGATTTTAAGCCATCTGTTGATTATCTATCTTGTGATTTCTCCTCATCCACCTTTCTAACCTCGTATTAGTTACTCAAGGCCACCCAGCATGCTTCTGGGCCACTTGCCTGAGATGACAATGCGTGAGGGATCCTGAATTACTTTTAATGTTACCAAAGAAAACCACAAGCAGAAAAATAAACCTAATAATGTCTTGTAAGGTttaaaaagtagaggaggacttTACTGAGGGACATTATGATTTTTGGTGAAACCATCCCTCTGCTCCTCTGGGTTAATCTGTACAATCCAGGGTGGCTGATAAGAAGACACCACTCTGCGGACCACGACTTCCAAGTGCGGAAGTGGATGGTGCTCAGTGAGCACTGATGTGCCCTATGCAAAACCCTCCCCACGCCTACACCTCACGGCTTCCGTGAAGGTTCTTAATCTGCCTGCGCATCTATTTTGAGGGCTTGCAACACTACATTTTACAGTAAATGGCAGGACTGATCAACTTGCTTTCTCTgcccaaggaaggaaggacttCCGTCAACATTTCTgtactctcatttttttttctatggtGAGGAAATTTGTACCCTATTTCCCTCCTCATTGTTTGCTCCCCTCTTCTGGAGAAAGAGTGGCCAGTCAGTTGGTCTCCATCAGCTGTGGGTGCTTCAAAAGTAGGGTTACACTCGGTAAGTAAACTGATCCTCATAAACCTTTCTGACAAATCTGTAGCTGTGCCATGTGCTCCTTCCCTCTTCATAGACCTGGACATCCTCAAGTAGAGTGAGCTCACTTCACTTCTGGTTGCCTCACCCCAGCCTCTTCTCTCAGGTCCAGCTTCTCAGCCTGAGACTGGGTGGATATATTGGATCAACCTCACTTTGTCAGCCTTGCTGTCTTCAATTGAGGGGGAAGGAATAGGAAACTTCGCTTTGCATAATCCAGCTCTACCAGGAAGCCTTACACTTCATAAAGCTGATACTTTGCCCAAACTGGTTCAGTTCTCTCTGTGCATGCTTTATCCATCAGAACCCCTGGggcaaggaggggagaggagtaTGAAGGGTAAAATTCCAGAACCGAGCCCCACCCTGGACTGCCAACAATTACTATAAGATTAAGATATGCTAAGGGCCAAATCAGTTCCTGAAGGAAAACTCCTTCCAGGCGAAGCCTGCCATAACTCAGTTAACCCATAAGGCAAATATTAGTTCTCTCCCCAAAACAGCATTAAAAAGTGGCTCCACTGAATTTGTCTGGTGCTGGTTTCATGAGTGTGCCCTGGGGATTCCAGACAATACGCTGGTGCTAAAGTAGCAACTGGAATCTTTTACGCAGTCAGCCGGACCCAGGCTCTGTTCTGGCATGTGGCCCGGTATATCAATATTGTGGTTTTCAGCCCATTTTGGAAGCTGCTTCACTAAGCCATGTGATAACCCCAAAAGTTGGTCTGGCACCAGAAGACTTCATCAGATTGCGAACTTGAGAGCCCTCGAGTCGGCTGTTTTTGTATTGATGCCTCCCTTCCCGTAATCATTAACAGAAGGTGAGAGGGCTGCAGTTGGAACATGCCTCACACCTAGTACGTAGTTTGTGTTTATGTCTCTGAACCCTCGTAAATCTCCTGGGCTCTGAGCACTTGCCTACTCAAATAAAAGCATTCTCCGGAGGAAACTCCAGTAAGAGTTTGAGTTATTAGCCTGGCTCAACAAACTTACCTGGAAGGAGCACATGGCACAGCTACAGATTTGTCAGAAAGATTTATGAGGATCAGTTTATTTACCGAGTGTAACCCTAGCAGAAACCGAAGCTGTGAATACTCTAGACATAGCCGTCTGGTGGTCCCCTTGGAACTTGTGCAAATCATGTGGCACATACAAATGCAATGTACTAGGTACAAGTCATGGCAAATTTCCAATTGAAAAGTGGGAAATTAGTAGATTATGTCAATGCTGACAGCTCTCAACTTAATGCTCACTGATTCCACTGTTATGAGAGGTTACttatctttaaaacaacaacGACACAACcgttattgaatgcctactactCACTCAGCCTTGTTGTAGGCAAAGGGGATTGCAAAGAAATTACTCATACTCTTTGATTTGAAGACATTTATAATCTAATTAGTGAGTTGCAATTAAGGCACATAAAACTATCAGAGAGCAAAAGTAAATCAAGTGATAAATTTTCTGATCGGTCCCTCAGATGATGTAGGAGTTGGGCAGAGAGAGACATCTTGTATGGTTAACTGTGGAAGGCTTCCTGAAGTGGTATGACCTAAAGGAAGGGTAGGTGGGTtaagtgaaaaggaaagaagaaaaaattctagGCATGGGCGCAGTGTTTCTCAGGAAATTGAAATAGAAACATGCAGGCTCTGCTtatggagaagggaagaaaaagttgAGCTGCCGAGGGAGAACAAGTATGAGGAAATAGAGTGAATTTAATCAGAAATGACTGCTATGGACAAATCCTCAATGAAGGATTTTAGAAGTCACACCAATGGGTTTAAAACTTAGGAGTAAATAAGAAATCACTAAGGATGTCagtcagaaaagtgaaaaaattaagGTCAAGTTTAAATGTGATTCACCTCCATATGAAGATTGAGACGTGAGTAAACACCAAATGATATTTGTTACCTGGCCAGACTGAAACTCCACCGTGACACACTACCCACTCATAATGAGGACAGTAGccaatggttcaacatctgaacgACAACTTTGAACACAAAAACAGTCTcagcatttgctgatttttgATGGGCATTTTGTTGGCAGAGGGATATGTATTACATCATAACAATTAAGTGTAGTTATGTGGACCAGCAGTTAGAATCAGACAGACACAGTCAAGTCTTTCTAAATGACTTTTGCCTCTAAGTTTTCTCCCGTAAAATGTGAGATTGTTTGATTTtagtaaaaaaagaaggaaagagaaaatttcttttttccattatagACACCCCAGTGATCACTCCATAAATAGTACtctaaaaaatgtaaatgcaagATTTTTGACATAGTTTTCTTGATAACTTATTAAAGTTGATAATAGCTCATTAattgagttgttttgttttacaatatTCAGGAAAACTTTTTGAAAAGGGATTTTGAGAGATTCAACACTCTCCACgagtttcagttttgtgtgttttgCTCGCCTGTGCCCTCGGGCAACAGTGACCACTCTTGTTTGTCaagggttgttttcacttttattccCCCATTCCAAAAAGATTGCATAATCTGTACAAATACCATTCAAGATAAGCCCCCTTCTATTAACACTTTATGAGGCTTCTTCAATCTTAATTTCTAGGACAAGCAGACAAACAAATTTTGCTTTCGTAGttgtggaaatttaaaaaacaagacaccATCCTTTTCCCACTCCtgctctttctcctggttctgtCACTGGTGTCTCCTCTGCTGCTCCAACTCGGTCATTCCTACAGGCTTTTCTGGCCACCAAAGGATAGCAGGACATCCAGAATGCCATTCTCCGCCCCCGCCTGAGAGCCAGTGGTCACAAGCCTGTGCTTTGTTCCACCCTGGTAGCATCCAGgtggaatttaaaatagaatggaTGGGGACCCAGTTATGTAAAAAGTCACCTCTGGTCTTCTGTTGTATCATGGGAGTTAAGACCAGCTGGGGTGCTTCTGGTATCAGTTTCCAGTACATAAGTCTCTGTGATCTGCAGCAGAAATTCTTACAACAGGGCCCTTAGAAGTCTCGTCCTCTGATGGACTGCCAGAGGCGGACTCCAAGGCATATCTGGGAAGGCAGACTTTTTTGCTGAGTTTCCCAGGGACTGAGAGAAAACTACCAGAAGGAACAGGCTCTCCTGGGGTCTACGGCTAATAATTACAACTGTCCCGGGTGGGAGGTGGGATTTATTGCTGGCCACCTACTTATTTGGTTCAGTTGGCTGAGCTGGTCAGAGATGACCAGAGACAGAGATTCAGTCCCTCAGGAGAGCTCCTTTGAGTGAAATAAAAACGCCGAAAATCTGGTCCTCCCTGGCCTTAATCTCCTTTTCCAGATTATAGCTCAAAACACCTTACTCCCTGCTAGGAAAACGAGTTCAAATACATGCCCTCCTTGTGGAATCAAGAAGCTACAGATGCTTCAGTAACCTGTGCAAACTTGAAGCCATGTGGTGCTTTTCTTAACAGCATTAATTGAATTTTAGGTACCTGGGATCATGAGATGACAAAACATCAGCTCCCACTTATGAACAATTAATGATACGAAATTTACAACATTGTATAGATAGGGGCACCTGAAGCTTTAGAATAATATGTGATAACACAGTAAGCACCAGGTCATAATCTATTGGCCAGTCAACATTTTGTCCTCTCTCCAAATtacagcatcaaaaataataaataggaaaTGAGGTTCCTGTTGGCtgctaaagaaataaacaatttgaaatGTGTAATTGTGCATATGTTTGGATTACCCATCATTGACTTTATTCACAACTCTAAATAGAGAGCATAATCCCCACTAATGATAGCAGAGATGAACCActttatattaagaaatataaattagattACAGAAGAGCTCCTCCCTTTCATATTccaggataaataaaatatctgtaaCTTCTTCtatcttctaaataaaatttcatatgatctgaaaagattatattttaaagttcaaccatttaaaaagatttctgcaattaaaataattcattttgacTGAAACCCAGAAGCAAAAGTGAAGCTGAAGATACAAGATGGGGGTCAAAAAACTCTAGCTTGGGCCACCTAGGAACTGGGCCCCTCTCTCAGATAGATAAGCTCTTGTCGATGGCTAAGGTTTCCTCCTCCTAGGAGTGGAAATCCACTAGCAAATGCagtttctccccaccccaccccaccactaCATACCACCACCTACAACCACACACAACATCTCCTTCCCTCCAATCCTATGGGAACTCCAGTAAGAGATTCAGATCTGAAATAGAGCTTTTGacaattttacaggtgagaaaattgaggctcaaagtTGAAATGAACTGCCCAAGACCAGAACCTGTTGACGGGAGCCCAGTCACCCAGCTTAGCTCAGTGTTCTTTCCACTGCTCCTCCAAGCCCACAAAAAACAGACAGCAAAGAGGGGGGCAAGGGAAGGGCACTCATGCAGACCACCATCTGCCTCACCTCAGGGAGACCTCCTCAGGAGACCCACCCATTGTCATTTTTGTCTTCAAAGAACAGAACAACCCTTTTGACGAAGAGATCTGTGAACTGTGATATAAAGAACCATGAGATACAAAGAGAAATTTAGACCCTGAGGCCCAGTAACCTAGGATttggtcagaaaaaaaaaatgtggtttttAATTAGGTTATACTGCAGTATGTTGTGGTAGAACAAATAAGGCCTCTAAAATAAGATTGATTTTTGACTCTACTACtcactagctgagtgaccttaaGCAAGCTTCTTAATCTCTCCGAATtcatttccttatctacaaaacgAGTATCAATTTTGGGGGATTGAAATTTtgtgtggagaaagagagagagaggagagaggcagagagagaataaGAGTGAGAActgggggcacagaggagggTCTCAGTGCGTGAAAGTTCACAATGTCTGACACAAAATATCCTTATTGAGCTGCATCAACTCCTGGAAATAAGACTCCTTTGTTTAGAGATCTGGTCAGAATGACCCCTCAGGGCTAAGACCATACAAAAGAGGTACATGACTACTCAGGCCCTGAAATTATGTCTTCGATTAGAAAATGGTTGACCCAGTGGTCTTAGACTCTAAGAATAGGATTTTCTGGGTGTTCCTCTAAAGGCTTTATCTGGATGCCTGGCCAGGGCTGGATCTCTAGAGTAATAAAGAAAGTGACATTCAGAGGACTCCCTCTTGCAAACTAGATTATGAATCCTCCTATGTGTGTTCATGGCACACTACACTTCCCCCATTTGTCGCACTGTATTGTAATTGCCTGCTGACTTGTCTGTCTTGCCAACTAGACTGGGAACTCCACTGCCATTTCAGTTCAGTGCTATCCCCACTTTTCAACCCTCAATAGAGGCTCAATATATATCTTTAagtaaaaaatatccaaaaactTCCTTAAAACATCTACCACCATTGGCCCTAAAATCAGTGTAAAGTATTAATGTTTTCCACATCCCCAATCCTGAAATTGctttctccccactccctgctttCCCTGAAAAGGAAATCACTTCTCTAGTTTCAACATTTAGGCCACTTAGGTATCTGCTCAGGCTGTTCCTCATCATGTTAATCCATTCGATAAACTGCGTTCAAAACCAGGATCTCACGTACTGGGCCCAATGGCGGGGGTACCACAATGAATGCTCCATGATCCCTCCTGGAGAGGCTCACAGAATAAAGTGAGTTTGGATGAAGGCTCTGAGTTTCAGAGAGGCCACTAGCCATTAGCCAAAATATTTCTGGATCAGTAACTACACCCTATCATCAACTTGactctttaaaaattacaatgtgGCTTTAGGATCTGGTACATAGtgttcactcaataaatatttgttggataagaGAATGAATGGGATAGGATGGGAAGTTCAGTGAGATTTTAGTGCTCTGGGCTGATATAGGAGATATGCAGCAAATAAAATCCTTTATTCAAGCATAAAGCAAGTAAAGCAAATCTTTTACTTGAGCAAGTCTAGATTTTGGCACCCACTAAACAGGTAGGTCCACTCTAGAGTTTACTAACATTTCAGAAGTCCTCTGAGGAGCAGGTTGATGCCTCTCAGAAACGTTTCCTGTCACCAACTGGATGAGGCAGGGCATTCTGATACCACAGCTCAGCGTGTCCCGTTTGCCTTCAGACTTCTCCCTGAGATCTCCTAGCCCGCAAAAAGCCGGTTAACGAAACTTCCTAAACTGCCAGGCACCACAACACTCTGCTGCTCCCAAACACTCCGGGCTTCGAAGAGTACCTCACTGGAATCTATACTCTCCTTCACTGATAatctcaaattattttgttttagacTTGTCTTCATGGCTGGTTcccccttgagggcaggggtcTTGTCTTTACAAATTCCCACAGTACCAGGCACAcaagtaggtgtttaataaagtAAGTTTTTACAATTTGTCTTCAGTGTGTATCTAGCCCTGTCCAAGGTCTCTAGGAGAGCCATAAGGTGAACCGGGAGAAGGGTAAGGCCACCCCCTCGTCTATTCGGGAGCTCTGCAGACAGCTCTCActcactttccttttctgccCTCCATCTTCTGACGGTGATCTCAAGGACTGCAGAAAATAAGACAAACCGGGAAAACGAAATCATATATCACAATTTAAACATGGTAGATTAGATGCTAGGCTGGAACCTTCCCTTCCACCAAAAAATAAATGCCAACCTAAATGACGACGGTCTCAAGCCTGACAGGATTTCACCCGTCCTCTAAATTCTTCTGACGCGTTGAGACCTCAAGAAGGGTGTTGAAAGGTCAACTTGTTTGGTACCAACTCTGACTCAAAGATTACTGTCCTGTGAGGTGAAGGACAGGAAAGACACGGGGAAAGTGAGTTTTTCCAGCCGCTCCACCCGGAGGGCAATTAATCCAAATACGATTGGCGTGGGTGGAACTCAAACATCTCCCATTCAGCCCACGCCTTCACCCAGGGTTGCTAAGACAGAAGCGCTCCTATCAGTCTTGGGGTTGAATCAATACGTCTCACGCAGAGATCCGCTCTCAGGAGACTGTGACAGGAGGAAAGGTCAAGAACACACCCGGGTTTGACGCGCTGTCCAGGAGCAGCAGGCCCCGAGCGCCCCCCGCGGAGCCTGCTCTCAGCCAATGGGAGCTTGAGCTCCGGGGATGATGAGACGCGGGGCCGAGGCTGGGCCAATCAGGCTCCAAGAGCTGCCAGGgggaggagatgggaggagagGCCGGGGGCGATGGAGACAGAGCTACATCAACAGAAGTTTCTCACCTTGGAATGCGAGGGACGCTCCCGCATCTCCTGCACACCTCCAACTGCGTGCAGGAGGAGGGCCCCAAGCTactttctccacctcctcacacTGCTCCCTGCAAGCCAGAAGGAGGCTGCTGAGAGTCCCTATCACTCCTGGCCGCCTTTTTATGTTGTCTGCAGGGGGAAAGAAGGCGAGGGACAACTTGGTGCTGGGAACTGACCTCTGGCCTGGCGGGCTtctgggaggggagagcagaagaggagtgactggggctgggggactcCATGCGGGGGCCATGGACAGAGCGGCGCTCCTGGGACTGTCCCGCCTTTGCGCGCTGTGGGCAGCCCTGCTCACGCTGTTCCCATGCGGAGCCCAAGGAAACTGGATGTGAGTATGGGGGCAGCAGGGGCTCATGGGGTGTGTGGCAAAAGGGGTGTCCAACCTCAGGGAACTTTCAGCTGAggcgggggaggaggggcggggaccCTAGGGAGGGTGACCTAATTTTCCGGAAAACATCTGGGAttggggaggagagcaggggagCGGCTTAGCCAGGGGCGGCCGTGTCTTACAGGTGGTTGGGCATCGCCTCCTTTGGGGTTCCGGAGAAGCTGGGCTGCGCCAACTTGCCGCTGAACAGCCGCCAGAAGGAGCTGTGCAAGAGGAAACCGTACCTGCTGCCGAGCATCCGAGAGGGCGCCCGGCTGGGCATTCAGGAGTGCAGGAACCAGTTCAGACACGAGAGGTGGAACTGCCGGGTTGCCGCCACCGCCCCGCCGGGCACCAGCCCCATCTTTGGCTATGAGCTGACCAGCGGTGAGTCCCAGGACCCTCCGGGCCAGCGCAGGACGGAGGGCTACAACTCCTCCAATTCCTGTAAATAAAGTAAATAGTGCTCGCGTGTCCCGTCGCTCTCTAAATCCCAACAAAGTTCTTTCCGTGGACGGGAATTGGGAGCAACGAAAGCTAGTCCCAGGGCGCAGGTGCAGTCCTGAAGTGGGGTGACTCCCCGGGTCCAGAGCGGGGCGCTTGGAGCTCTAGCTCTTCCTCCAACCGGCGGCGCCTGGCTGAGTTGGAGAAAAAGTCTAACACTCCACCCCGCCAACCCCTCGGACCTCGTAGCGCCCCCCTAAGTGGGTGACCAGCTGGAGAAACATGATGTCGGCAGCAGGGAATGCTGCTGCCGCATCTGCTTTGATTTAAGCAGCTCTGCTGTTCACCGAGCCCTGGACAAGTGGCTAATTGCAGCTAAGCCCCACGTTTGTTGGCTCCTGGGAGCACCGGGTAGACAGAATAAAGGGGATTTCAAAAGGGACTGTCCTGGACAGCCCAACGTGCGGCTCACGGGAGACGACTCCTTTGGCTCTCCCCTCGGTGCTCtggtccttctctctcttccctactTTGAGCACACTCGCAGCGCAGGAAGCTGCAGGAAAACTGTCCCACTTCCACGTGCCTAGTGATTTGGTAAGGATAAAAGTACAGGGAACCACGATTGTTCCAGGAATATCAGCAAATTCAAAGAATTTTAGGAGGTGGGCGATGAAAGATTCgttgttttcacatttatttccgTTCTGCCTCCACCTTTGACCTTTCCCCACCCGGTCCCGGCACACACCACCGCCAAAGCGTTGCGTTTGCCCCGCTGAGTTTTGGCCGGCACACCCTTCCGAAGGATCCCTGACCCCCtgccggaaaaaaaaaaaaaaaaagatacgttCTTCACAGTTGCTGAAATGCAGAGGCATCGGCTGTTGAAAAGGTTTATTGGACAACCGGCGCGAAACTGTTTCTGCTCCAATCTAAACAtcgctaaagaaaaaaaaagtcgcCTGCTGAATCTCTTCTAGtccattttattaatgttttaatggGACTTTaagttttcaaagattttagCTAGAACTCTATTGCAGGTGTGCTAAATACTTATTCAACAGTTttccataactttttttttctttgctggtgACATTTCAATTATCTTTCATTGCCTTTAAGACTGTAAGAGGATTAGCTAATACTTTATAAAGTATTCAATTGTTTCATGTTAATATCAGTGATTGTTATTCACGAtatcctaaagaaagaaaaatattgatctTTGATGTGTAAGTAAACTGTAACACTTTTACTAATTGCTGTGGTCTTTGCTTACTTTTAATTTACATTCTGACTCATATTATTTatacacacaaagtcacagcaattttttcatgttttgtgagaacacattttaaatttaaaaagaaaggtaaTCTAGACTCCTTCGGGCATTGTATTACCATTTACAACATCCATGCAAAGGATTTTAAATTCAACGTGTACTTATTGAACTTTTATTGTCTATTAAGCGCTGTGCTGAGCTaggtgtttaaaattttaaaagtaaacaaataattttcaggtatgaggacagTTTATGACATACAATGTAAGGAAATCCCTCAAGTGGGATATTGAAAATTGGTGTTGGTTTTCTAAAAGACTAGATCAATATGAAATTGTCTTTTCTAAATATGCACTCATTAAAGCATCCATTGTAAGCAATTGAATAATTGCTTCCCTGGTAAGAAGATAAGTAGGAGGCTTTGTTATTAACATAAACAGCCAGAGGTATGGCTCTTTCATTTAgcaatttatgttttattctaggcACCAAGGAAACAGCATTTATTTATGCTGTGATGGCTGCAGGCCTGGTGCATTCTGTGACCAGGTCATGCAGTGCAGGCAACATGACGGAGTGTTCCTGTGATACCACCTTGCAGAACGGCGGCTCAGCCAGTGAAGGCTGGCACTGGGGGGGCTGCTCTGATGATGTGCAATATGGCATGTGGTTCAGCAGAAAGTTCCTAGATGTCCCCAACAAAAACACCAcgggaaaagaaagcaaaatactgTTAGCAATGAACCTACATAACAATGAAGCTGGAAGGCAGGTATGTATtagaaaatggaatagaaaaacaGTGCCTTTAGGTAAATAATACCAGGATTATACATCTGGATGAATCTGTCCAAATGGTTTAAAAAGCACACAGTTGcagtctccttctctctctatatataattctctctctctgtatacatgtgtgtgtttattatatatgtataacagCCAATATATTCAATAGACAATATAGGTATTTTTCATGAGCTTGTACTGTCCACATAGATTTAGTTTAAGTTCTCTATCTGTGAGTTGAATCTTGttataaaatgtatttgtgaTTGTATAATTTGAATACCTGAAAGACTAACTATAAAATAATAGATGTACAAGTGTCTCTTGGGTCATTTGGTTCCACCTCTTAGCTGGTTAGCGGTGGAGCCAGAATAAGATCTACGGTATCTACATTTCTAACAGGattgaattaaattttatttcctcagatttgagttttgattattttttaaaatctattctttaCTGAGCGATGGCTCCTAAACATGTTATCAGTTTTGTCCTTACTTTCTCTAGGAAACATTCTTGAACACATTAGGTATATACAACTCAACTAATATTTTGTGTAAAACAAAGTTTTTCTAAGGGaagtagttattttattttaaagcaatgtAGATTCATTGTAAAAATTGAGGAATACAGATAAAGGTAAAGAAGCTATAGAGATTAAatgtatggatattttaaaacacagatattAGAGATTGAGGGGGAGACAAATTTGAAGAACCACCATCTAATTAACTTCTTTTATGAATTCTGGATTTTTAATACTAAGttttcttaaaaggaaataaCTTTGAAGCTTAATTTAACTTTCATATGTTTACCTTAATGAATATTGACACAACAAAGTTTGAGTTCTACAACAATGGTTAAATTGCTTGGCTATTCATAGTGACTTTCCTAAAacagttaaaacattttttacgAATACATATTTTCTATGTTATAACGATCTTTTCAGGACAGGAATATCAGCATATATCCTATATTATTGTAAATATCCAGTAACTTATAAAGGTCCGAATGTAGTCACTGCAATCTGTTGCATTCTCCTGAAGTAAATTAA includes the following:
- the WNT16 gene encoding protein Wnt-16 encodes the protein MLSAGGKKARDNLVLGTDLWPGGLLGGESRRGVTGAGGLHAGAMDRAALLGLSRLCALWAALLTLFPCGAQGNWMWLGIASFGVPEKLGCANLPLNSRQKELCKRKPYLLPSIREGARLGIQECRNQFRHERWNCRVAATAPPGTSPIFGYELTSGTKETAFIYAVMAAGLVHSVTRSCSAGNMTECSCDTTLQNGGSASEGWHWGGCSDDVQYGMWFSRKFLDVPNKNTTGKESKILLAMNLHNNEAGRQAVAKLMSVDCRCHGVSGSCAVKTCWKTMSSFEKIGHLLKDKYENSVQISDKIKRKMRRREKDQRKIPIHKEDLLYINKSPNYCVEDKKLGIPGTQGRECNRTSEGADGCNLLCCGRGYNTHVVRHVERCECKFIWCCYVRCRRCESMTDVHTCK